Proteins found in one Plasmodium coatneyi strain Hackeri chromosome 10, complete sequence genomic segment:
- a CDS encoding 40S ribosomal protein S24 — protein sequence MAEQFTIRVKKYMSNPLLQRKQFALEILHPNKGSVSKKDVKEKLAKMYKLNNVNTIVLFGFKSLFGGGRTKGFGLIYNSVDSVKKFEKKYRQIREGLITKENKPGRRAAKELKNRRKKVRGTAKTKVSGAKKK from the exons atggcggAACAATTCACAATTCGTgtgaagaaatatatgagcAACCCCCTGCTGCAAAGGAAGCAGTTCGCCCTGGAAATACTACATCCCAATAAGGGCTCAGTGTCGAAGAAGGACGTAAAAGAGAAGTTagcaaaaatgtacaagCTGAACAATGTTAACACAATTGTACTGTTCGGATTTAAATCCCTATTCGGAGGTGGAAGAACCAAGGGGTTTGGCCTGATTTACAACAGCGTGGAttctgttaaaaaatttgaaaagaaatACAGACAAATTAGGGAAGGGTTAATAACCAAGGAGAACAAACCAGGACGAAGGGCTGCCAAGGAATTGAAAAACCGAAGAAAGAAG GTACGTGGCACGGCCAAGACAAAGGTTTCAGGagcgaagaaaaagtaa
- a CDS encoding Cytochrome c oxidase assembly protein (Heme A: farnesyltransferase): MLGRGCVLSTYVGKEFQSGGSKFVTIKRPCRLFLCGNSGTHYYTCKGADSHTERRDTTNRSAQLGLVHFYRKYLSLDGGGRKHNGTSKMVNVMRVHTAKMVKIKKAGRVEQDTVSVTESIHVEFSPVKETSEGLIALTGEREKCKRYEFARTEDIPICGAASAGEFIKRGEQLQETNNGHTNQKGSTHLGIYPHFSSYLELSKFKLTLWVTMSSTFGYFMLGGSNLTQLGSLIIGVYLCSSSANTFNQIIERDIDKIMQRTKRRPLVCNNNQLSLRNAKMFGTFTAITGSAILYHLNNPITALLGIFNILLYACVYTPLKRRTPYNTHVGSIVGSIPTLMGCTAVSQNLLVPEPWILFITQLLWQFPHFYSIAYLYKDDYLKGKYKMFPLQDNQNGLYTAKLCSPYLILLSSLPFLFFFCGYTSYMYILTSLLPNLYIFYKFQAIFRNPSKGNIRSFFKHSLWHIIILLALTSYHTQIPDNSKRSGEAGAEQIECDIPRSEGKPEELTDTPEYAITKFKKRLLKFCIVFS; the protein is encoded by the coding sequence ATGCTTGGAAGAGGGTGTGTACTTAGCACGTATGTAGGGAAGGAGTTTCAGTCGGGGGGATCTAAGTTCGTTACAATTAAGAGACCATGCAGGTTGTTCCTCTGCGGTAATAGTGGAACGCACTACTATACGTGTAAGGGGGCTGACAGCCATACGGAGAGGAGGGACACAACGAACAGAAGTGCCCAACTAGGGTTAGTACACTTTTACAGAAAGTACTTATCGCTAGATggtgggggaaggaagcacAATGGCACCTCCAAAATGGTAAATGTGATGAGAGTGCACACAGctaaaatggtaaaaattaaGAAGGCAGGCAGGGTGGAGCAAGACACTGTCTCTGTGACAGAGTCAATCCATGTCGAATTTAGCCCAGTGAAAGAGACCAGCGAAGGTTTAATTGCCCTTACGggtgaaagagaaaaatgcaaaaggtATGAATTCGCCAGGACGGAGGATATCCCCATCTGCGGAGCTGCCAGCGCTGGGGAATTcataaaaagaggggaacaACTCCAGGAGACAAACAATGGTCATACCAATCAGAAGGGAAGTACCCACCTGGGGATCTACCCTCACTTCAGTAGTTATCTCGAATTGTCAAAGTTTAAATTAACTTTGTGGGTAACCATGAGTAGCACGTTTGGCTATTTCATGCTAGGGGGGTCGAACTTAACCCAACTTGGCTCCCTAATAATAGGTGTATATCTTTGCAGCTCTAGCGCCAATACGTTTAACCAGATTATCGAAAGGGACATAGACAAAATAATGCAGAGAACTAAACGAAGACCACTGGTATGTAATAATAACCAACTATCCTTGAggaatgcaaaaatgtttGGTACTTTCACAGCCATCACAGGATCGGCAATCTTATACCATTTAAATAACCCCATAACAGCTCTACTTGGCATATTTAACATATTGCTCTacgcatgtgtgtatactCCCTTAAAGAGGAGAACACCATACAACACGCACGTAGGGTCAATCGTGGGTTCGATTCCGACTCTAATGGGTTGCACAGCAGTGTCGCAAAACTTACTTGTCCCTGAACCTTGGATCTTATTCATTACACAGCTCTTGTGGCAATTTCCCCATTTCTACTCGATAGCCTACTTATATAAAGACGattatttaaaagggaaatataaaatgttTCCCCTGCAGGATAACCAGAATGGATTATATACAGCCAAGTTGTGTAGTCCCTACTTAATTCTTTTATCATCAttaccttttttgttttttttttgtgggtaCACTTcctacatgtacattttaacCTCCCTACTGCCGAATCtttacatattttataaGTTCCAGGCCATTTTTCGAAATCCTTCCAAGGGGAACATTCGCTCATTTTTTAAGCACTCCCTTTGGCACATCATTATTCTGCTAGCCCTGACTTCCTACCACACGCAGATCCCAGATAATAGCAAAAGGAGCGGGGAAGCGGGTGCAGAGCAGATTGAATGTGACATTCCCAGAAGTGAAGGCAAACCAGAGGAGCTTACAGACACCCCCGAATACGCAATTACCAAATTTAAGAAGCGGCTTCTTAAATTCTGCATAGTTTTTTCATAA
- a CDS encoding V-type proton ATPase proteolipid subunit → MRPCDPNSAFFGFMGIAASSIFSNLGAAYGTAKSGVGVCSVGVMRPDLIMKSILPVVMAGVLGIYGIIMSILIYGKMSPAAEYSTFSGYTHLSSGLIVGLSSLAAGLAIGIVGDAGVRANAQQNRLFIGMILILVFSETLALYGLIIGIYISISDTPKLCADYTTI, encoded by the exons ATGCGACCATGTGATCCTAATTCAGCTTTTTTTGGGTTTATGGGGATAGCCGCGTCCTCCATCTTTTCAa ATCTCGGGGCCGCCTATGGAACGGCGAAAAGTGGCGTTGGGGTGTGTAGCGTTGGTGTCATGAGGCCCGACTTAATCATGAAATCGATTTTGCCTGTTGTTATGGCTGGTGTTCTTGGAATCTACGGAATCATTATGTCTATCCTTATATATGGAAAAA TGTCCCCCGCGGCAGAATATTCTACTTTTTCCGGATACACTCACCTGTCGTCTGGACTCATAGTTGGACTGAGTTCATtg GCCGCCGGACTGGCTATCGGAATTGTTGGAGACGCTGGAGTAAGAGCCAATGCGCAGCAAAACAGATTATTCATCGGAATGATTTTAATTCTTGTCTTTTCGGAAACCCTGGCGTTATATG GTTTAATTATCGGTATTTACATCTCCATCTCCGACACTCCGAAGCTTTGTGCCGACTATACAACCATTTAG
- a CDS encoding 50S ribosomal subunit protein L14, which translates to MMQLTQVLSGLWRQSIVRSADNSGVIKACIIGIGKNKWGTGKIGDRIRVSVRDKTNDCTIQEKTPKGIIVRRKKETKRKDGSYIKFDDNAFVIISKNKLKATKIKGPVAMETRHNCKNLARYIF; encoded by the coding sequence ATGATGCAACTAACGCAGGTCCTGAGCGGACTTTGGAGACAGTCCATTGTCCGAAGCGCAGACAACAGTGGAGTAATCAAAGCATGCATAATCGGAATTGGCAAGAACAAGTGGGGTACGGGAAAAATAGGAGATCGAATTCGAGTTTCTGTACGAGACAAAACAAACGATTGCACCATTCAGGAGAAAACTCCCAAGGGAATCATCGttcggaggaaaaaagaaacgaagaGGAAAGACGGCAGTTACATCAAATTCGATGACAACGCTTTCGTTATTATATCGAAGAATAAACTTAAAGCAACCAAGATAAAGGGCCCCGTTGCTATGGAGACCAGGCATAACTGTAAAAACCTCGCCAGGTACATTTTCTAA